The window CTTTATAATCAATGATATTTACGTCAGCTTCATGGAATGACTTGTTGCAAATCATACACATGATAGTGGTTTCCTCTAACATGTATGGCGTTCCATTCGCTGTAATCACTTCTTGCACCAATGTATGTAGGTCTTTGTTTTCGAGTTGAACTGGTGAAACATATGCTAGTACCTGAAATTTATCTTTCAATCAGCATAGATATTTCCTCGATTTTCTGTTTGAAACGATTTACTAACCCAAATTAATCCCTCATGGTGTTCTAAAGTATCAGTGTTGTTATATACAGTCATCCTATATTCCCCTTTTAATAACATTAATGTTTATTTCTACTATCAACATATAGTATGGCCGGTTTAACTGCAAGAAAGGCAGCGGAATATAAAAAAGCCACGCAAATGCGCAGCTCGATTACTTCAATTAATATCTACCTAAGAACGTTTCTCCTTCACTGAAGCCGTCATTGTCATAATAGTTGGCTCTTATCCAGCCGTTAGATGTTAGTGTTGCTTGAATCTAAACAAAAGATAAATCGATCTAAAGAATCGTGCAAATTTAGAACAAACTTTGTTGAATGTACGTCGGCTGTTCAAATGGATTGCTCAATAAATCGCTCTCAAACATTAAATCTTCAGCAACTTGTTCCACTGTCGGCTCAGAAATGCCCGTATTTGACGTTTTTCCTTGTAATCGGTCCATTTCCTCGGCTAAGTGTGGAATGTGCTCAGGTGACTCAATTAAAGGCTCATAATACTCTGCTACAAACTCGACTGGATAGCCAAAAGAGTTTGCTACTACATCGTTATATGGTAAGCGGTTAATCGAACTAAACTGCATCGGGTCGTCCGTATCGTTTTGAATGAAGAACGCCCCATATGCCTGTCGTGAAAGTACATCGCAATGTACGACGATGGCATTCATGCCACGCATTGCTAAGTTGAAAAGTAAAAATGGGATTGCTCGACTTGATAATTCTTCAACATGGTATAAGTACATAGAAGGTCTATAAGTAAATAACTCATGCTTCATTACATTGTTGTGCCACGCTGAAATTATCATTCCTCCCGTACCTGCGCATGCCTCGTAGTATGTCTGATTGTCTTGCTGTTCTTGATTACCTACAAGCTGTGCAACTAACTTTGATACTGAATGCGGTGTAAAATCCTGCTTCAAATACTTACGATCTGCGTGATTATCTTCAAAATACATGCGGAATGTATCATCGTCAACTTGATAATTCGTCGCTTCTAATACATCCTTCATTAGCTGTTCTCGGCGCGGTCTGTCATATAAGATTTCTAATAGTTTGGCTGGGGCGTCAACGCTGTCTGTTACGCTGATTAGTTGGTTAAATACTTCTCTTTTTATTTGTGTCATTTATATTCCTCGATTCCGTTCATACAACTGTTTTTGTGTTTGCTGTAGTGTATGACTCACTTGTAACGAATTATATAAATGGCTAGACATGTTGGCAAAAATGCTAGGTGAACTCCGGCAACACCTCTAAATAATAGCAAAATAAAAAACAAATCAGCGAATAATTTCACTGACTTGCTACTCCTGGTCGATTATTTATGTTGTCTGTTTTTGTTCCATTAAAGGGCGCATTCCTGGAATAAAAGGATTGCACCGACATTATTTAAAAAGCTTTATTTGTTTAATAATCCAAAGTGTAATTTACCATCTACATAGTCGAAGAACATAACGAATTTAACATCTGTTACAACACCTGAATTTTCATTTGTAATAAGTGTTCCTGTTGTATATGCCCGATTTACAAGTTCAACGGCTTCTACAGAAGATATATTCATAAGGACATTATAGTAATCTGTAAACGAGGCATAGGCAGAATAACTAGATTCTTTAAAAAACTTTTCTTTAATATTTAAATTCATTCCATACTTCACAAAATAAGCATTATATTCTTTTTGTAACTTTTCTTTTAAATAGTTAGCATCTGTTTGACCTTGTGGGAGCGGAATGTCCTTATATAATTCAATTTCGAATGGAAGTACAATCTTTGCAATCTGTTCATTGGTTAATTTTTTTAATTCTTCATCGTTCATATTTTTAATATCTTCAGCAGATACTCTTTTAATATCCTTTGCTCGATAAATGAATACGGCATAGTGAGCACGAGTTAAGGTTTCATTTTCTCTGAAAGTTTTATCCTCATATCCAGTAGTTACACCAGTGTTATACAATGCACTTACATACTTTGCATTTGCTTTCGTTACATCTTTTAATGGATTCGTACCAGTTGTCTCTAAGTCATACGCAATAGCCAAAATCTTCGCCATTTCGCCACGTGTTAAAGCTTTGTTGGGATTAATATTGCCTTTTGAATCGACAGCTAATAACCCCGCTTCCATCAGCTTTTTAATATCATTGTAATAAGCATTATTTGTCGATAAATCTTTCGGTGCTTTAAAAGTAGTTGTTCTTGGTAATATTTCAATTGCACGACTGATTAATGCAGCAGCATGTTTACGAGAGATTGTTTCGTTAGGTTTAAATGTACCATCCTCATATCCACTAATAATTCCACTTTGAGCCATTTCATGAGTGATATCGTAGTAAACGTTCTTTTTCGATACGTCACTAAATGTTTTTGCGTATGTAGTAGCTGCCTCTACCTGATTTGATGAACTGTCATAAGGGATAACGAAAGCCGGTGTAGCAATTGCTAACGCAAATGTAGATAATAAAAGTTTGTTGCTGTTTTTCATATTACTTTCCTCCAACTGCATTTAAATAGTTTCTTTTTTTTTTTCTAAATTCGTACCACTTCGACTTGAATAAAAAATTGGGCGCGTTTAAGGAATAACACAAGTAGAAAAATGATAAAACTGTTTCGACGATATCGAATAACGAACGTTACCGCCATTGGATAAAGTTTCTTCTACACTTATTTGCATAGTAGCCGCCCCTTTTGTTACGTGTTTATTTGCTATAATAGTTTTAGCACAAAACAACTATGAGAGCGAGTTACGATGATGAAATTCAAATATAGCCCTTTTTTAGCTTCACTAATCATAGGTTTCATGTTCCTGACGGCTTGTAGCGACTCTAAGAAGCATGAGGCTGCGCTTGATCAAGTGTCTGCATCGGCACAAGACGTTTCAGAGCCGGACATTTTAATCGATTATCAATTTGTTGGGAACGATTCTTACGGGTATATGCAAATCCCGGAGGACTTTAAGCACTTTATAACAGCTACGAACAGAAATGATGATACATTTATTTTTGCTTCCCCCGATGAAAAAATGATTGTTTCCTTTGAATTATATAGCAAGGCAGCCACCTTAAAAAATGCTTCAAAAAAGATCGCTGATGATTTAAATGGTAATGGCGAGGGCGTTGAGGTTTCTCCTATCGAAATTAACGGAATGCAAGGTAGTATAATTTCAAAAACGTTGGCAGATGAAGATTACCATATTTGCGTGTATATCCTGCAAGGCAAGCAAGAACTTCGTTTCATCTCAATTGAATTTGAAGGGAACCAAGAGGATGTAAGAGATAACATTGTAAATTCGTATATGGAACAACGTTATTCCTATGCAGAACCCACCCCTACTAACCTTGAAGTAACTAAGTCTGGTCTTTCTAATCTGACGGAAACAATGAGTATTTTCTTAAATGATTCAGATTTAAACGCTTCTGTATTTACAAAAGAGCTGGATATTACAGAGATTGCAACGGATATGATTGCATTTAAGCTGTACGGTGATTTTAAAGAGGGACAAGAATACTTCGTTTCATTAGAAGATCCGGAAAGTGCGGAGTTTTTCGGTAACTTTGAAACAACGCCTAAAAAAGACAATGAAGGCACATACCTAGAAGGAACAATTTTATCTGAAAACAAATTTACACCTGACATTCTGTATCATATTGCTACGATTAATCTTAAAAGTATGGATATTCCAAACGATTATGCGTATTTTATGATTCATTAATATAATGACTACCGAACCATTTTCGGTAGTCTTTTTTGTTCTCTTATTAATCAATTATTGCGGTATTTAAACGAATAGATTAACTGAAATGCTACTATCTTTTTAAAATGTTTAAATGGAATCGTTATTATGAAGACGTTGGTAAAGTTAATTTTTTCAACAAGTTAGAGCAATAGGCGAATTTCGGTGACTATATTCAATACTAA of the Solibacillus isronensis genome contains:
- a CDS encoding N-6 DNA methylase, with product MTQIKREVFNQLISVTDSVDAPAKLLEILYDRPRREQLMKDVLEATNYQVDDDTFRMYFEDNHADRKYLKQDFTPHSVSKLVAQLVGNQEQQDNQTYYEACAGTGGMIISAWHNNVMKHELFTYRPSMYLYHVEELSSRAIPFLLFNLAMRGMNAIVVHCDVLSRQAYGAFFIQNDTDDPMQFSSINRLPYNDVVANSFGYPVEFVAEYYEPLIESPEHIPHLAEEMDRLQGKTSNTGISEPTVEQVAEDLMFESDLLSNPFEQPTYIQQSLF
- a CDS encoding S-layer homology domain-containing protein, whose translation is MKNSNKLLLSTFALAIATPAFVIPYDSSSNQVEAATTYAKTFSDVSKKNVYYDITHEMAQSGIISGYEDGTFKPNETISRKHAAALISRAIEILPRTTTFKAPKDLSTNNAYYNDIKKLMEAGLLAVDSKGNINPNKALTRGEMAKILAIAYDLETTGTNPLKDVTKANAKYVSALYNTGVTTGYEDKTFRENETLTRAHYAVFIYRAKDIKRVSAEDIKNMNDEELKKLTNEQIAKIVLPFEIELYKDIPLPQGQTDANYLKEKLQKEYNAYFVKYGMNLNIKEKFFKESSYSAYASFTDYYNVLMNISSVEAVELVNRAYTTGTLITNENSGVVTDVKFVMFFDYVDGKLHFGLLNK